In Candidatus Neomarinimicrobiota bacterium, the genomic stretch ACGCTTGCTGTATTAAATGAAGCAATGAGAATCAAGTTTTCACAAACTTTCAATCCAAAATATTCACATTTTAAAGGCAAAGAATATCAACTTGTTTGGGAAGATTTATTAACTCTTCGGAATAATAAAGGACTTCCCGGTCACGCCGAAATGGAAGGTAAAACTCTATTCTTTAAATTTAATACAGGACCAAGTGGTCATGGGTCGCCCCCAGCTGCCGGAGAAGCGCTAGCATTAAAATTTGCGAATGTCCCCGATATTAAAGTATTTGCATTTGAGGGTGAAGGTGGAATTACTACAGGAGCGACTCATGAGACGATCAACTCCGCATGGGGTTTGGGGCTTGGGAATTTAATTTATTTTTTAGATTGGAATGATTATGGAATTGACAAGCGTCCTTTTAGTTCAATTATGTACGGTACGCCGGAGGATTGGTTTGGCTCTCATGGCTGGCACGTCGAAGGTACGATGTATGGAGAAGATTGGGATTTGTTGACCCAAGCTTATTATAATTTATTGGTAGAAAATGCGAATCCTAATCAGCCAAAAATCCTTTATTCAAAAATGAGAAAAGGCAGAGGATATTATAAATATGATAATGAAAGTCATGGAGCAGCCCATAAGCGAAATTCAGAATTATTTTGGAAAACAAAAGAAGATTTTTCTCAAAAATATAATATTGAATTTAACAATTTTGGTAGAAGTGCGCCGGAATCGAAAGAAGCACAAATTGAAGAAGCACAATCCCTGTTCAAATCTGTTTTCTCTGTGCTGGAAACGAACCAGCCATTAGTGGATTATCTGGCGGACACTTTGGTTGAACTCGGTGAGTCTGTCCCTAATTCTATTGAGTCCTGTAAAATACAAGTTCAAGATTCTTTTCAGATTAAATCTATTATTGATGGCGAGAATCTGCCGGACGAATTATTTCTTAACCCTGGCGAAAAAAGTGCAAATCGCATTGGATTCTCAAAAGTTGCCAGTTATATCAACACGCGGGCAAATGAAAAAATCGGCCACCCGTTGGTTGTAGCTATGAGCGCAGATCTTGCTGATTCTACCAATATATCCGGATTTGCAAAAGGTTGGGGCTCTACAGAAGATTCCGGTTTTTTTGATCGGAATAAAAACCTAGATAGTCCGCTGATGCCACAAGGAATTACGGAATTTACTAATGCTGGAATGATGGCCGGTCTCGCTACCGTTAATTTTTCTAAGGATCCATATTCAAACTTTAATGGATTTTATGGAGCAATGAGCACGTACGGATCTTTTAGCTATTTAAAATACGGTCCGATTAGGCTTTTTAGCCAAATAGCTCAGGATTCTGATTTAAAAATTGGGAAATTGATTTGGGTTGTGAGCCATTCCGGGCCAGAAACCGCGGAAGACAGTCGAACTCATTTTGGTATTTTTGCTACAGGCGTTACACAACTTTTCCCCGATGGTCACATTATTAATATTCATCCATGGGAACACAATGAAGTTGCTCCGGCATTTGCAGCGGCCCTGGATACAGATGTGCCCATCATTGCAATCCACTTAACTCGACCGTCTATTGAAATTCCCAACAGAAAGGCTCTTGGGATGGCTTCATGTTTGACAGCCGCTAAGGGCGCTTATATAATTAGAGATTACGATATAAATAAAAAAAAGGAAGGCGTTGTAATTGTCCGCGGAACCAGTTCCACTAATTCTATTGTTAAGTTACTTCCACATATTGCTGAAAATGGCCCCAATGTTAAAATTGTTTCAGCTATATCGTGGGGACTTTTTCAAAGACAAACGGACTCATATAGAAAATCAATCATTTCAGAAAATGAATTGGCAGATTTGATGATTATAACAAATGGCGCAAAACGACTTATGCATAAATGGTCCACGAATAAAATGGTTGATGATTATTCTATAAGCTCCGATTGGGATAACCGTTGGCGAACAGGTGGATCTTTGAATGAAATAATATCGGAAGCACATTTAGATCCTAATAATATTCTAAAAGGGATAGAGCTTTTTGCTAAAAACAGACAAAAGCGTCTTTCGCAACTCATATCAGAGATTCCAAAGAGTTAATTAAAGTCTTTACTTGGTGCCCCCACGGATCATTTTGTATCTTCTTGACTTGCAACTATGTCCAATTCAATCATTTCCTATATAATTCATGACTGACACTTACATTACCGATCCTACTCGAATCGAAGACGATGTTGCTGTAGAATCAACACTGCGCCCTTCAAAGTTTGAAGATTTTATTGGTCAGGAAGAATTAGTATCAAGCTTAAAACTTTACATCGAAGCAGCAAATAAAAGAGGTGAATCGCTAGACCATGTGCTACTGTTTGGGCCTCCCGGTCTCGGAAAAACAACTTTGGCAAATATAATATCCCGCGAACTTTCATCGGAATTAAAACTATCTTCCGGACCAGTACTTGAGCGTGCTGGAGATCTTGCGGGAATGCTTACAAATCTTCAACATCGGGATGTTTTTTTTATTGATGAAATCCACAGGTTGAATTCCGTAGTGGAAGAATATATGTATTCTGCAATGGAAGATTATCGAATTGAGATCATGATTGATAAAGGCCCAAGCGCCAGAAGCGTTCAGTTAAATTTGGAGCCTTTTACACTTGTTGGAGCAACGACTCGCCTGGGGAATATCACTTCCCCACTCAGAGATAGGTTTGGTGTTGTGCTTCGGGTGGATTATTATGATCATGATTCTCTATTTCAAATTGTAAATCGTTCAGCTGGAATACTAGAAGTGGATGTGGATGAAGATGGAGCCAAAGAAATTGGCAAAAGATCGCGCGGGACCCCCCGAATCGCAAACCGTATTTTACGTCGAACTCGCGACTATGCGGAAGTCAAAGCTGATGGTAAAATCACTCTTGATGTTGCAAAAAATTCTCTTGAATCGATGGGAATTGATGAAAATGGACTGGATGATATGGATAGAAAAATATTATCAACTCTTATAGAAAAATTTCAAGGTGGACCAGTTGGCGGCAGCTCATTGTCTGTAGCAATTGGCGAAGATGCAACCACCATTGAGGACGTGTACGAACCCTATTTAATAAAAGAAGGATTTATTCAACGGACATCCCGTGGGCGCATTGCCCAAGAGCGGGCGTTTAAGTTGTTGGGTAAACCTCTATCTAAAAAACAACAGGAAAGGTTATTTGAATGATTAGTAAAAAGAAGAAGTTTAAACTAACGGATTTTGATTATCAACTACCCAAAAAATATATCGCTCAATATCCGGAGAAAAGGCGAGATCAGTCAAAATTGATGGTTGTACACCGAGACACGGGTGAAATTGAACATAAATTATTCAGCAACCTTGTTTCATATACACGCAAAAATGATTTACTGATTACCAACAATACTCAGGTTTTTCCTGCGCGCCTTTTTGCCAGCAAAGATAGAACGGAAGCAAAAGTTGAAGTGTTTCT encodes the following:
- a CDS encoding transketolase is translated as MKTPNELKRVFPHWEITKDLIDQCIDIMLNLRQSGHPGGSRSKVHGMVVTLLSGAMRWDIRDAGKRFGDRFVLVAGHANPVVYATLAVLNEAMRIKFSQTFNPKYSHFKGKEYQLVWEDLLTLRNNKGLPGHAEMEGKTLFFKFNTGPSGHGSPPAAGEALALKFANVPDIKVFAFEGEGGITTGATHETINSAWGLGLGNLIYFLDWNDYGIDKRPFSSIMYGTPEDWFGSHGWHVEGTMYGEDWDLLTQAYYNLLVENANPNQPKILYSKMRKGRGYYKYDNESHGAAHKRNSELFWKTKEDFSQKYNIEFNNFGRSAPESKEAQIEEAQSLFKSVFSVLETNQPLVDYLADTLVELGESVPNSIESCKIQVQDSFQIKSIIDGENLPDELFLNPGEKSANRIGFSKVASYINTRANEKIGHPLVVAMSADLADSTNISGFAKGWGSTEDSGFFDRNKNLDSPLMPQGITEFTNAGMMAGLATVNFSKDPYSNFNGFYGAMSTYGSFSYLKYGPIRLFSQIAQDSDLKIGKLIWVVSHSGPETAEDSRTHFGIFATGVTQLFPDGHIINIHPWEHNEVAPAFAAALDTDVPIIAIHLTRPSIEIPNRKALGMASCLTAAKGAYIIRDYDINKKKEGVVIVRGTSSTNSIVKLLPHIAENGPNVKIVSAISWGLFQRQTDSYRKSIISENELADLMIITNGAKRLMHKWSTNKMVDDYSISSDWDNRWRTGGSLNEIISEAHLDPNNILKGIELFAKNRQKRLSQLISEIPKS
- the ruvB gene encoding Holliday junction branch migration DNA helicase RuvB, which produces MTDTYITDPTRIEDDVAVESTLRPSKFEDFIGQEELVSSLKLYIEAANKRGESLDHVLLFGPPGLGKTTLANIISRELSSELKLSSGPVLERAGDLAGMLTNLQHRDVFFIDEIHRLNSVVEEYMYSAMEDYRIEIMIDKGPSARSVQLNLEPFTLVGATTRLGNITSPLRDRFGVVLRVDYYDHDSLFQIVNRSAGILEVDVDEDGAKEIGKRSRGTPRIANRILRRTRDYAEVKADGKITLDVAKNSLESMGIDENGLDDMDRKILSTLIEKFQGGPVGGSSLSVAIGEDATTIEDVYEPYLIKEGFIQRTSRGRIAQERAFKLLGKPLSKKQQERLFE